In the genome of Dermacentor silvarum isolate Dsil-2018 chromosome 1, BIME_Dsil_1.4, whole genome shotgun sequence, one region contains:
- the LOC119452924 gene encoding putative nuclease HARBI1, with protein sequence MRNVVERCIGVLKSKFHCLQHFRTLLYSPDRAARIIYACVALHNIALDAGDWSLDDYGGEVPPAEEPEEPGDSHVLAPHDVFLRGRQQRSAVVNLF encoded by the coding sequence ATGCGCAATGTTGTGGAGAGATGTATCGGGGTGTTGAAAAGCAAGTTCCACTGCTTGCAGCACTTTCGGACACTGCTATACAGCCCCGATAGAGCAGCGCGAATCATTTACGCATGCGTTGCTCTCCATAACATTGCCTTGGACGCGGGCGACTGGTCATTGGACGATTATGGTGGGGAAGTGCCACCAGCTGAGGAGCCAGAGGAGCCTGGAGACAGCCACGTGCTGGCACCGCACGACGTGTTCCTCAGAGGAAGGCAGCAGCGCAGCGCCGTTGTCAaccttttctga